The nucleotide sequence ATGCAATTGAAAAGGTTGGATCAGGCCATCCGGGGATGCCAATGGGGGCTGCCCCGATGGCCTATACACTTTGGACAAAATTTATGAATTACAATCCAAGCAACCCGAATTGGTTTAATCGTGACCGTTTTGTATTGTCAGCGGGACACGGATCCATGTTATTATACAGCCTATTACATTTAACTGGTTATGATCTATCATTAGAAGATTTGAAAAACTTCCGCCAATGGGGAAGCAAAACACCTGGTCACCCTGAATTTGGCCATACACCTGGGGTTGATGCCACAACAGGTCCGTTAGGGCAAGGTATTGCCATGGCAGTTGGGATGGCGATGGCTGAAAGACATTTAGCGTCTAAATACAATCGTTATAAATTTAATATTATTGATCACTACACATACAGCATTTGTGGCGATGGGGACTTGATGGAAGGTGTATCTGCAGAGGCAGCTTCACTTGCAGGGCACCTTAAACTTGGTCGCTTAATTGTATTATACGATTCAAATGATATTTCTCTTGATGGCGATCTTCATATGTCATTTAGTGAGAGTGTTCAAGATCGTTTTAAAGCATACGGCTGGCAAGTACTTCGTGTTGAGGACGGCAATGATATCGATTCAATCGCAAAAGCGATAGCTGAAGCGAAAAACAACGAAGACCAACCAACATTAATTGAAGTCAAAACAATAATTGGATACGGCTCACCGAATAAAGGTGGAAAGTCTGATGCGCACGGCTCACCACTTGGAAAAGAGGAAATAAAGCTTGTAAAAGAACATTACAACTGGAAATATGATGAGGATTTTTATATCCCTGAAGAAGTAAAAGAATATTTTAGAGAATTAAAAGAAGCAGCAGAGAAGAAGGAACAAGCATGGAATGAGTTGTTCGCACAATATAAAGAAGCATATCCAGCACTTGCAAAGGAATTAGAACAAGCGATTAATGGTGAACTACCAGAAGGCTGGGATGCTGATGTTCCTGTTTACCGTGTCGGAGAAGATAAACTTGCTACTCGTTCTTCCAGTGGTGCAGTGTTAAATGCTCT is from Bacillus methanolicus MGA3 and encodes:
- the tkt gene encoding transketolase, translating into MGGEIVLQQKIDIDQLSIQTIRTLSIDAIEKVGSGHPGMPMGAAPMAYTLWTKFMNYNPSNPNWFNRDRFVLSAGHGSMLLYSLLHLTGYDLSLEDLKNFRQWGSKTPGHPEFGHTPGVDATTGPLGQGIAMAVGMAMAERHLASKYNRYKFNIIDHYTYSICGDGDLMEGVSAEAASLAGHLKLGRLIVLYDSNDISLDGDLHMSFSESVQDRFKAYGWQVLRVEDGNDIDSIAKAIAEAKNNEDQPTLIEVKTIIGYGSPNKGGKSDAHGSPLGKEEIKLVKEHYNWKYDEDFYIPEEVKEYFRELKEAAEKKEQAWNELFAQYKEAYPALAKELEQAINGELPEGWDADVPVYRVGEDKLATRSSSGAVLNALAKNVPQLLGGSADLASSNKTLLKGEANFSATDYSGRNIWFGVREFGMGAAVNGMALHGGVKVFGATFFVFSDYLRPAIRLSALMKLPVIYVFTHDSVAVGEDGPTHEPIEQLASLRAMPGISTIRPADGNETAAAWKLALESKDEPTALILSRQDLPTLVDSEKAYEGVKKGAYVISEAKGEVAGLLLASGSEVALAVEAQAALEKEGIYVSVVSMPSWDRFEKQSDAYKESVLPKNVKARLGIEMGASLGWSKYVGDNGNVLAIDQFGSSAPGDKIIEEYGFTVENVVSHFKKLL